The following proteins are encoded in a genomic region of Nicotiana sylvestris chromosome 4, ASM39365v2, whole genome shotgun sequence:
- the LOC104245666 gene encoding acetyl-CoA carboxylase 1-like isoform X2: protein MSESQRRPAVIGIKNGDGYINGALPLRSPIARSEVAEFCNTLGGKQPIHSILIANNGMAAVKFIRSIRTWAYETFGTEKAILLVAMATPEDMRINAEHIRIADQFVEVPGGTNNNNYANVQLIVEMAEITHVDAVWPGWGHASENPELPDALCAKGIVFLGPPATSMAALGDKVGSSLIAQAAQVPTLPWSGSHVKIPPESCLISIPDEIYSKACVYTTEEAIASCQDVGYPAMIKASWGGGGKGIRKVHNDDEVRALFKQVQGEVPGSPIFIMKVASQSRHLEVQLLCDQYGNVAALHSRDCSVQRRHQKIIEEGPITIASPETVKKLEQAARRLAKSVNYVGAATVEYLYSMDTGEYYFLELNPRLQVEHPVTEWIAEMNLPAAQVAVGMGIPLWQIPEIRRFYGMEHGGGYDAWRKTSIVATPFDFDKAESTKPKGHCVAVRVTSEDPDDGFKPTSGKVQELSFKSKPNVWAYFSVKSGGGIHEFSDSQFGHIFAFGESRALAIANMVLGLKEIQIRGEIRTNVDYTIDLLHASDYRENKIHTGWLDSRIAMRVRAERPPWYLSVVGGALYKASASGAALVSEYVGYLEKGQIPPKHISLVNSQVSLNIEGSKYTINMVKGGPGSYRLRMNESEIEAEIHTLRDGGLLMQLNGNSHVIYAEEEVAGTRLLIDGRTCLLQNDHDPSKLAAETPCKLLRYLISDGSHVDADTPYAEVEVMKMCMPLLSPASGVIHFKMSDGQAMQAGELIASLDLDDPSAVRKAEPFRGSFPLLGPPTAISGKVHQRCAASQNAARMILAGYEHNVDEVIQNLLSCLDSPELPFLQWQECLAVLATRLPKDLRNELEAKYKEYEGIFSLQNVEFPARILRGVLEAHLRSCSDKERGAQERLVEPLLSVVKSYEGGRESHARGIVHSLFEEYLSVEELFSDNIQADVIERLRLQYTKDLLKVVDIVLSHQGVRRKNKLILSLMEQLVYPNPAAYRDKLIRFSALNHTNYSELALKASQLLEQTKLSELRSSIARSLSELEMFTEEGDNMDTPKRKSAINERMEVLVSAPLAVEDALVGLFDHSDHTLQRRVVETYVRRLYQPYLVKESVRMQWHRSGLIATWEFLEEHVERKNGSEDNKMDKPLVEKRSERKWGAMVIIKSLQLLPSVLTAALRETAHNLHKEMSNGSVRPTNHGNMLHIALVGINNQMSLLQDSGDEDQAQERINKLAKILREKDVSTSLKSAGVGVISCIIQRDEGRGPMRHSFHWSLVKLYYEEEPLLRHLEPPLSIYLELDKLKGYDNIKYTPSRDRQWHLYSVVDKPRPIRRMFLRTLVRQPTSDEGLLAYQGLYRGTAPSPLALSFTSRSILRSLTSALEELELNLHSTTLKSDHAHMYLYILREQQIDDLFPYHKRADLNNEHEEGAVQKLLKELACEINTSVGVRMHRLGVCEWEVKLWISSAGEANGAWRVVVANVTGHTCIVHIYREVENVSEHRAVYHSASRDGPLHGVPVTAPYPPLGVLDQKRLLARKSNTTYCYDFPLAFEAALEKSWATEAPLIERPKGKILLKATELAFPDQKGSWGTLLVPVERQPGHNDVGMVAWAIEMSTPEFPTGRKIIIVANDVTFRNGSFGPREDAFFQAMTDVACTQKLPLIYLAANSGARIGAAEEVKSCFRVGWSDELSPERGFQYVYLTPEDHERMKSSVIAHELKLSDGEIRWVIDTIIGKEDGLGVENLSGSGAIASAYSRAYHETFTLTYVTGRTVGIGAYLARLGMRCIQRLDQPIILTGYSALNKLLGREVYSSHMQLGGPKIMATNGVVHLTVSDDLEGVSAILKWLSFVPPYCGGPLPILTPLDPPERPIEYFPETTCDPRAAISGLTDPSGKWLGGVFDRDSFVETLEGWARTVVTGRAKLGGIPVGIVAVETQTMMQVIPADPGQLDSHERVVPQAGQVWFPDSATKTAQALMDFNREELPLFILANWRGFSGGQRDLFEGILQAGSTIVENLRTYKQPVFVYIPMMGELRGGAWVVVDSKINSDHIEMYAERTARGNVLEPEGMIEIKFRTKELLECMGRLDQQLINLKSRLQEARTAGVYATIETVHQQIKTREKQLLPVYTQIATKFAELHDTSFRMAAKGVVREVVNWESSRSFFYRRLLRRVEEETLIKTVRDAAGDQLSYKSAMDMVKRWFLDSKESREDAWADDEAFFSWKNDPNNYEESLQQLRVQKVLLHLSKIGDSTLDLRALPQGLVALLQKVEPATREQLINDLRKVLN from the exons ATGTCAGAATCTCAAAGGAGGCCAGCAGTGATAGGCATAAAAAATGGCGATGGATATATTAATGGTGCGCTTCCACTGAGGTCTCCAATTGCTAGATCGGAAGTTGCTGAGTTCTGTAATACCCTCGGTGGAAAGCAGCCTATTCATAGTATCttaattgcaaacaatggaatgGCTGCGGTCAAGTTTATACGTAGTATTAGGACGTGGGCTTATGAGACATTTGGCACAGAGAAGGCAATATTGTTGGTGGCAATGGCTACACCTGAGGACATGCGAATAAATGCGGAGCACATTAGAATAGCTGATCAGTTTGTAGAAGTTCCTGGTGGgacaaataacaacaattatgCCAATGTGCAGCTCATTGTTGAG ATGGCGGAGATAACTCATGTTGATGCAGTTTGGCCTGGTTGGGGTCATGCATCAGAAAACCCTGAACTACCCGATGCATTGTGTGCAAAGGGGATCGTATTCCTTGGGCCACCTGCTACATCAATGGCAGCACTTGGGGACAAAGTAGGCTCATCATTGATTGCTCAAGCTGCACAAGTACCAACTCTCCCATGGAGTGGCTCCCAC GTCAAAATTCCTCCAGAGAGCTGCTTGATCTCTATACCAGATGAAATATATTCCAAAGCATGTGTTtatacaacagaagaagcaatTGCTAGTTGTCAAGATGTAGGTTACCCGGCTATGATTAAAGCATCCTGGGGAGGTGGCGGTAAAGGCATAAGAAAG GTTCATAATGATGATGAAGTAAGAGCACTGTTCAAGCAAGTTCAGGGTGAAGTTCCTGGCTCCCCCATATTTATAATGAAAGTTGCTTCCCAG AGTCGACATCTAGAAGTCCAGTTGCTTTGTGATCAATATGGCAATGTTGCAGCATTGCACAGCCGTGATTGCAGTGTTCAAAGGCGTCACCAAAAG ATTATTGAAGAAGGGCCAATAACAATTGCTTCTCCAGAGACGGTGAAAAAACTTGAGCAGGCTGCTAGAAGACTGGCCAAATCCGTGAATTACGTTGGAGCTGCCACCGTTGAGTACCTTTATAGTATGGATACGGGAGAGTACTACTTCTTAGAACTCAACCCACGGTTACAG GTGGAACACCCCGTAACTGAATGGATTGCAGAAATGAATCTGCCAGCAGCCCAAGTTGCTGTCGGAATGGGGATCCCATTGTGGCAAATTCCAG AAATAAGGCGATTCTACGGGATggaacatggtggaggatatgATGCTTGGAGAAAAACATCAATTGTTGCCACACCGTTTGATTTCGACAAGGCTGAATCAACAAAGCCAAAAGGTCATTGTGTGGCTGTTCGTGTTACAAGTGAGGATCCTGATGATGGTTTTAAGCCTACCAGTGGTAAAGTACAG GAGCTGAGTTTTAAAAGCAAGCCGAATGTGTGGGCCTACTTCTCTGTAAAG TCTGGTGGAGGCATTCATGAGTTTTCAGATTCTCAGTTTG GACATATTTTTGCATTTGGAGAATCCAGAGCCCTAGCCATTGCAAACATGGTCCTCGGACTGAAGGAAATTCAGATACGTGGAGAAATTCGCACAAATGTTGATTACACAATTGATCTATTACAT GCCTCTGATTATAGAGAGAACAAAATACACACAGGCTGGTTGGATAGTAGAATTGCTATGAGGGTTAGAGCAGAAAGACCTCCCTGGTATCTTTCTGTGGTTGGAGGAGCTCTTTAT AAAGCATCTGCAAGTGGTGCGGCCTTGGTTTCTGAGTATGTTGGTTATCTTGAAAAAGGACAAATCCCGCCCAAG CATATTTCTCTTGTGAACTCTCAAGTCTCACTAAATATTGAAGGGAGCAAGTACACT ATAAATATGGTGAAGGGAGGGCCAGGAAGCTATAGGTTGAGAATGAACGAATCAGAGATTGAAGCAGAAATACATACTCTGCGTGATGGAGGACTACTGATGCAG CTGAACGGAAATAGTCATGTTATATATGCTGAGGAGGAAGTGGCTGGAACTCGTCTTCTTATTGACGGAAGGACTTGCTTGCTGCAG AATGATCATGATCCATCAAAGCTAGCGGCAGAGACACCGTGCAAACTTTTGAGATATTTGATATCTGATGGCAGTCATGTTGATGCTGATACACCTTATGCAGAGGTTGAGGTTATGAAGATGTGCATGCCCCTTCTTTCACCTGCTTCAGGAGTTATCCATTTTAAGATGTCTGATGGTCAAGCAATGCAG GCTGGTGAGCTCATAGCATCTCTTGATTTAGATGACCCTTCAGCTGTTAGAAAAGCAGAGCCTTTTCGTGGAAGTTTTCCGCTTCTGGGACCTCCAACTGCAATATCTGGAAAAGTTCATCAGAGGTGTGCTGCAAGTCAGAATGCAGCAAGGATGATTCTTGCTGGATATGAGCATAATGTTGATGAA GTGATTCAAAACCTGCTAAGTTGCCTGGATAGTCCTGAGCTTCCCTTCCTGCAGTGGCAAGAGTGCTTAGCAGTGCTGGCAACACGACTTCCTAAGGACCTGAGGAATGAG TTGGAAGCAAAATATAAGGAGTATGAGGGCATTTTCAGCTTGCAAAATGTTGAATTTCCAGCCAGAATTCTGAGAGGCGTTCTTGAA GCACACTTAAGGTCCTGCTCCGATAAAGAAAGAGGAGCTCAAGAAAGATTAGTTGAACCCTTATTGAGTGTTGTCAAGTCCTACGAGGGTGGAAGAGAGAGTCATGCCCGTGGAATTGTCCACTCCCTTTTTGAAGAGTATCTATCTGTTGAAGAATTGTTCAGTGACAACATCCAG GCTGATGTAATTGAACGCCTCCGACTTCAATACACAAAAGATCTCCTGaaggttgttgacattgtgctTTCTCATCAG GGTGTTAGGCGTAAAAATAAGCTTATACTTAGTCTGATGGAGCAGTTGGTATATCCAAATCCGGCAGCATACAGGGACAAACTTATCCGTTTTTCAGCACTCAACCATACGAATTATTCTGAG TTGGCACTGAAGGCAAGTCAACTTCTAGAGCAAACTAAACTGAGTGAACTACGTTCAAGCATTGCCAGAAGTCTTTCTGAGTTAGAGATGTTCACTGAAGAAGGTGACAATATGGATACACCTAAGCGGAAAAGTGCCATCAACGAAAGAATGGAAGTTCTAGTAAGTGCTCCGTTAGCTGTCGAAGATGCACTTGTAGGTCTTTTTGATCACAGTGATCACACCCTTCAGAGGAGGGTTGTGGAGACTTATGTTCGAAGACTATATCAG CCCTACCTTGTTAAGGAGAGTGTGAGGATGCAGTGGCACAGATCTGGGCTAATAGCTACATGGGAGTTCTTAGAAGAACATGTGGAGAGAAAGAATGGGTCTGAAGACAATAAGATGGATAAACCATTAGTTGAAAAACGCAGCGAAAGAAAATGGGGAGCCATGGTAATAATCAAATCTCTCCAACTCTTGCCGTCAGTATTAACTGCTGCATTGAGGGAAACAGCACACAACTTGCACAAAGAGATGTCAAATGGATCGGTTCGACCAACCAATCATGGCAACATGCTGCATATTGCATTGGTGGGCATCAACAATCAAATGAGTTTGCTTCAGGATAG TGGCGATGAAGATCAGGCTCAAGAAAGGATCAACAAGTTAGCTAAAATATTAAGAGAGAAAGATGTGAGCACCAGCCTTAAAAGTGCAGGTGTTGGGGTTATCAGCTGCATCATACAGAGAGATGAAGGCCGAGGTCCAATGAGGCACTCCTTTCACTGGTCACTTGTGAAGCTGTATTATGAGGAGGAGCCTCTGTTGCGTCATCTGGAGCCTCCGCTATCCATTTACCTTGAATTG GACAAGCTTAAGGGCTATGATAATATAAAGTACACTCCATCCCGGGACCGTCAATGGCATCTTTATTCTGTTGTAGACAAGCCACGTCCAATCCGGAGAATGTTTCTCAGAACACTTGTAAGACAACCCACATCAGATGAAGGTCTACTAGCATATCAAGGATTGTATCGGGGAACCGCTCCATCTCCTTTGGCTTTGTCTTTTACTTCAAGGAGCATCTTGAGGTCCTTAACATCTGCCCTGGAGGAGCTTGAACTTAATCTCCATAGCACAACGTTAAAATCTGACCATGCTCATATGTACTTGTACATTTTGCGCGAGCAACAGATAGATGATCTATTTCCCTATCATAA GAGGGCAGACCTAAACAATGAGCACGAAGAAGGTGCTGTTCAGAAACTCTTGAAAGAGTTGGCTTGTGAAATTAATACATCTGTCGGTGTTAGGATGCATAGGTTAGGTGTATGTGAGTGGGAAGTGAAACTCTGGATATCATCTGCAGGAGAAGCCAATGGTGCTTGGAGGGTTGTGGTTGCAAATGTGACAGGGCACACCTGCATTGTGCAT ATCTATCGGGAAGTTGAGAATGTGTCTGAACATAGAGCTGTCTATCATTCAGCCTCCCGGGATGGTCCTTTACATGGTGTACCTGTTACTGCACCTTATCCACCATTAGGGGTGCTTGACCAGAAACGGCTTTTGGCCCGGAAGAGTAACACCACTTACTGCTACGATTTCCCACTG GCCTTTGAAGCCGCGTTGGAGAAGTCTTGGGCCACTGAGGCTCCACTAATAGAGAGGCCTAAGGGTAAGATCCTCTTGAAAGCCACAGAGTTAGCTTTTCCTGACCAAAAAGGTAGTTGGGGTACTCTTCTTGTCCCTGTGGAGCGTCAGCCTGGCCACAATGACGTCGGTATGGTGGCATGGGCTATAGAAATGTCTACTCCTGAGTTCCCAACAGGAAGGAAAATTATTATTGTAGCAAATGACGTGACTTTCAGAAATGGATCTTTTGGTCCAAGAGAGGATGCGTTTTTCCAAGCTATGACTGATGTTGCTTGCACCCAGAAGTTGCCACTTATTTATTTGGCAGCAAATTCAGGGGCTCGTATTGGTGCTGCAGAGGAGGTCAAATCTTGCTTTAGAGTTGGGTGGTCAGATGAATTGAGCCCTGAGCGGGGTTTTCAGTATGTTTACTTGACTCCTGAGGATCATGAACGAATGAAATCTTCTgtcattgctcatgaactgaagTTGTCAGATGGAGAGATCCGATGGGTTATAGATACTATAATAGGAAAAGAGGATGGCCTCGGAGTTGAGAACTTAAGTGGTAGTGGAGCCATTGCCAGTGCATATTCGCGGGCATACCATGAAACATTTACCTTGACATACGTAACCGGCAGAACTGTGGGCATAGGTGCTTATCTTGCTCGTCTTGGCATGCGGTGTATACAGAGGCTCGATCAGCCTATAATTCTGACTGGTTATTCTGCACTTAACAAACTTTTGGGTCGGGAAGTCTACAGCTCGCACATGCAACTTGGTGGACCTAAAATCATGGCAACTAATGGTGTTGTTCATCTGACTGTCTCAGATGACCTTGAGGGGGTATCTGCGATCTTGAAGTGGTTGAGCTTTGTACCCCCATACTGTGGTGGTCCACTTCCTATTTTGACCCCCTTGGATCCTCCAGAGAGACCTATTGAGTATTTCCCTGAGACGACATGCGATCCAAGAGCAGCTATCTCTGGCTTAACAGATCCAAGTGGAAAGTGGTTAGGTGGCGTTTTCGACAGGGATAGCTTCGTTGAGACACTGGAAGGCTGGGCAAGGACTGTTGTAACAGGACGGGCAAAACTTGGAGGAATCCCTGTAGGAATAGTTGCTGTTGAGACCCAAACTATGATGCAAGTAATCCCTGCCGATCCTGGACAGCTTGATTCTCATGAAAGGGTTGTCCCTCAGGCAGGGCAAGTATGGTTTCCTGACTCCGCAACGAAGACGGCTCAAGCACTGATGGATTTCAATAGGGAGGAGCTACCTCTTTTCATTCTTGCCAACTGGAGGGGATTTTCAGGTGGACAAAGGGACCTTTTTGAAGGTATCCTCCAAGCTGGATCAACCATTGTTGAGAACCTTCGAACATACAAACAGCCTGTTTTTGTGTACATTCCTATGATGGGCGAGCTCCGTGGTGGGGCATGGGTTGTTGTGGATAGTAAGATCAATTCAGACCATATTGAAATGTATGCTGAACGAACAGCTAGAGGAAATGTCCTTGAGCCTGAAGGTATGATTGAGATCAAATTCCGGACAAAAGAATTGCTTGAGTGCATGGGTAGGCTTGACCAACAGCTTATCAATCTCAAGTCAAGGCTTCAGGAAGCTAGGACTGCTGGGGTATATGCTACGATTGAAACCGTACATCAGCAAATAAAAACACGCGAGAAGCAGCTTTTGCCAGTATACACTCAAATAGCAACAAAGTTTGCGGAACTGCACGATACTTCATTTAGAATGGCTGCAAAGGGGGTAGTCAGGGAAGTGGTAAATTGGGAAAGTTCTCGTTCTTTCTTCTACAGGCGATTGCTCAGAAGGGTTGAGGAGGAGACGCTGATCAAAACTGTGAGGGATGCTGCCGGTGACCAGCTTTCTTACAAATCTGCGATGGATATGGTGAAAAGGTGGTTTCTGGATTCAAAAGAAAGCAGAGAAGATGCTTGGGCAGATGACGAAGCTTTCTTCTCATGGAAGAACGACCCTAATAACTACGAGGAAAGCCTACAACAGTTGCGAGTCCAAAAGGTGTTACTTCACCTATCCAAGATTGGTGATTCAACATTGGATTTACGTGCTCTACCACAGGGTCTTGTTGCTCTCCTACAAAAG GTTGAGCCAGCAACTAGAGAGCAGTTGATCAATGATCTGAGAAAGGTGCTTAATTAA